The nucleotide sequence TGCCTAAAAAACACCGACCTTTTAATAGAGTCGGCAACTTTAGAAATGCTATCAACAATTTCCCTGATCACAACCGCCTTTTTAACTGGGTCTCCATTGACATCCTTAAGCGCCAGCTCTGTTTTAAATGTGATAAAGTCCTTACTGTTTTCTTCTATAAACTTTGCGAAAGCCTCTCCCCCTACTTTCCTAATGAAACTATCAGGGTCATCACCATCCGGGAAAACACAGATATGCACATTTAGCCCTTCTTCAAGTATAAGATCTGTTCCCCTAAGCGATGCTTTTATACCTGCCGCATCACCATCATATAAAACAGTAATATTATCGGTAAACCGCTTCACCAGTTTTATCTGCTCTACCGTCAAAGAGGTACCAGAAGAACTGACCACGTTCTCAATACCCGCCTGATGCAGACTGATCACATCGGTATACCCTTCCACTAGAAGACAATTTTCCTTCTGCCTTATTGCTTGCCTGGCCTGATAAATACCATACAACACTTGGCTTTTATGGTAGACCTCTGTTTCAGGAGAGTTTAAGTATTTAGGTTGTTTCTTATCCTGTTTAAGTATCCTTGCCCCGAAAGCGATGACCCTACCGGTCAGGTTGTGAATAGGGAAAATAACCCGCCCCCGGAAACGGTCATATTGTGTGCCAGTGCCGCCAGGCTTTTCTTTTTTCAAGGACAAGCCCGCCTTTTCAAGGTATTCTACACTATAAGATTTTTCTAATGCGCTTTTTGTTAGCCCATCCCATATATCCAGGCTATACCCTAGATCAAATTTTTTGATGGTCTGATCAGAAAACCCCCTTTCCCGAAAATAAGAAAGCCCAATAGCCTTCCCATCCTCGTTATTGAGCAACAGGTCATGGTAATAATCTTTGGCATAATTAAGAATGATAAAAAGGCTTTCTTTTTCATTTCTCTGCTCTAGAACTTCAGGGCTTTCCTCCTCCTCTTTAATTTCGATACCGTATTTCCCAGCAAGCCATTTTACAGCTTCAAGATAATTGATGCCTTCAATATCCATAAGGAAGTTAAAAGCATCTCCTGCTTTGCCAC is from Cytophagaceae bacterium ABcell3 and encodes:
- the dnaG gene encoding DNA primase, whose product is MRISPEIIDQVHQHVSIEEVVSDFITLKKKGQYLMACCPFHNEKTPSFTVTPSKGIYKCFGCGKAGDAFNFLMDIEGINYLEAVKWLAGKYGIEIKEEEESPEVLEQRNEKESLFIILNYAKDYYHDLLLNNEDGKAIGLSYFRERGFSDQTIKKFDLGYSLDIWDGLTKSALEKSYSVEYLEKAGLSLKKEKPGGTGTQYDRFRGRVIFPIHNLTGRVIAFGARILKQDKKQPKYLNSPETEVYHKSQVLYGIYQARQAIRQKENCLLVEGYTDVISLHQAGIENVVSSSGTSLTVEQIKLVKRFTDNITVLYDGDAAGIKASLRGTDLILEEGLNVHICVFPDGDDPDSFIRKVGGEAFAKFIEENSKDFITFKTELALKDVNGDPVKKAVVIREIVDSISKVADSIKRSVFFRQCAVLLDIDEGVLITEYNKIALQKRLKKKKDFEEEEVPVIMGDEIQKALQEPAQDQATLSYQQEREIMRLLVSYGKEVVDEQYPLLEYIVSETQDISFSTPAFAKLIEIIRSNAEKGILTDEQYLLRHADEDVRKTVIDLVTNKYSISEGWTKFEVFIPSDLELLSNITHKIILRLKKKEIEKLIKENQKTMLESVSDEDLLHAQQVHMHLKSLLKEIVKELGTVIG